Proteins from one Mycobacterium sp. SMC-2 genomic window:
- a CDS encoding DUF1918 domain-containing protein: MKANEGDWLVIKSSHVDQADRRGLITEAHGADGAPPYVVRWLDTGHVATVIPGPDAVVVTAAEQKAVDQQARSRFARTPVTHHAPTQ, encoded by the coding sequence ATGAAAGCTAACGAAGGCGACTGGTTGGTGATCAAGAGCTCTCATGTTGATCAGGCGGATCGGCGCGGGCTCATCACAGAAGCGCATGGCGCCGACGGTGCGCCGCCCTACGTGGTGCGGTGGCTCGACACCGGCCACGTGGCCACGGTGATTCCTGGACCTGATGCGGTCGTCGTCACCGCTGCCGAGCAGAAAGCCGTCGACCAACAGGCGCGGTCGCGGTTTGCGCGGACGCCGGTCACGCACCACGCTCCCACCCAGTAG
- a CDS encoding ribose-phosphate pyrophosphokinase: MTVLRIVSGTANPGLAHAVANYLGVESHGCSLQRFPDGEIQPVIENICGSDVYIIQPTSPPVNEHIVELMLLLDACRRARAARVTAVVPYFGYARQDRRTAAGQALGSAVIADAIAASGADRLVVVDPHTPTLEAVCHIPVETLSAVPTLAGELAAELPEGAVVVAPDLGAVKLAEWYATVLQGPVAVVRKQRESGSAVAALDVAGDVQGRAAVIIDDMITTGATIEAAVGLLRARGAAQNVVVAATHGLLVHAAVSRLRALGLRQVLVADTVAVKTPGTFIRVCSIAPTLADAIACLHADKPLEKPLVRTP, from the coding sequence ATGACTGTTCTGCGAATCGTCTCCGGCACTGCCAACCCGGGTCTCGCCCATGCCGTCGCGAACTATTTGGGCGTCGAGTCGCATGGCTGCTCCCTGCAGCGATTCCCCGACGGAGAGATTCAGCCGGTCATCGAAAACATTTGTGGCTCAGATGTTTACATCATTCAACCGACATCGCCACCGGTGAATGAGCACATCGTCGAACTGATGTTGTTGCTCGACGCGTGCCGTCGGGCCCGCGCAGCGCGGGTCACCGCGGTGGTGCCGTACTTCGGCTACGCCCGCCAGGATCGACGCACCGCTGCAGGGCAGGCCCTCGGATCGGCAGTCATCGCCGATGCGATCGCCGCCTCGGGCGCCGACCGGCTCGTCGTTGTCGACCCGCACACACCCACCCTGGAAGCCGTATGCCACATCCCGGTGGAAACACTGTCCGCGGTCCCCACCCTGGCCGGTGAGCTCGCCGCCGAGCTGCCGGAGGGGGCGGTGGTCGTCGCCCCCGACCTGGGTGCGGTCAAGCTCGCCGAATGGTATGCGACGGTGTTGCAGGGCCCGGTTGCGGTGGTGCGCAAACAGCGCGAAAGCGGCTCAGCCGTCGCCGCGCTGGACGTCGCCGGCGACGTGCAGGGTCGTGCGGCGGTGATCATCGATGACATGATCACGACCGGCGCCACGATTGAAGCGGCGGTAGGACTGTTACGCGCGCGCGGCGCCGCACAGAATGTCGTCGTGGCCGCGACGCACGGGCTTTTGGTTCATGCCGCCGTCAGTCGCCTGCGTGCGCTTGGACTGCGCCAGGTGCTCGTTGCCGACACCGTTGCCGTCAAGACTCCAGGCACTTTTATCCGCGTGTGCTCGATCGCGCCGACGTTGGCCGACGCGATCGCCTGCCTGCACGCCGACAAACCCTTGGAGAAACCCCTCGTCCGCACGCCGTGA
- the rtcA gene encoding RNA 3'-terminal phosphate cyclase: MVTIDGAQMSGSGTIVRYAVALAALCGKPVRIVNARQRRSKPGLRPQHVTGVHACAELCGATVDGAEVGSRTIDFIPGSEIRGGSFEWNIGTAGSATMLALSVLPVACFASEPVRARITGGLFQDFAPSPFHMQRVLAPLVRSMGADLSLDVTRPGYVPGGGGIIEMTVIPGRAGLDRLVLSTTGQVRDVDGIALASHLAAQRVSERMAATCEAEIRGADMACTIDRVDDATAVHAGACLAIWAKSSTGSRFGADRAGKRGRSSEQIGRFVAATFLEDVRSGATVDRHLADQLVLFCALARGMSSYTVPRATAHLASNLWLVSQFGAQARMHERCVEIHGIGLTR, from the coding sequence GTGGTCACCATCGATGGCGCGCAGATGTCAGGCAGCGGGACAATCGTCCGCTACGCGGTGGCGCTGGCAGCGCTGTGCGGCAAGCCCGTCCGCATCGTCAATGCGCGACAGCGACGGAGCAAGCCCGGGCTGCGACCGCAACACGTGACCGGCGTGCATGCCTGCGCGGAACTCTGCGGGGCCACGGTCGACGGCGCCGAAGTCGGCAGCCGCACAATCGACTTCATCCCCGGGTCGGAGATCCGGGGCGGGAGCTTCGAATGGAACATCGGGACCGCGGGCTCGGCCACCATGCTGGCGCTGAGCGTGCTGCCGGTGGCGTGCTTTGCCTCCGAGCCCGTACGGGCGCGGATCACCGGTGGACTATTTCAAGACTTCGCCCCTTCGCCATTCCACATGCAACGGGTGCTTGCGCCGCTGGTCCGTTCGATGGGGGCGGACCTGTCACTGGATGTCACCCGCCCCGGCTACGTGCCGGGCGGCGGCGGCATCATCGAGATGACCGTAATACCCGGCCGTGCCGGGCTCGACCGGTTGGTGCTCAGCACCACCGGTCAGGTCCGCGACGTGGATGGCATCGCCTTAGCCAGCCACCTGGCGGCACAACGCGTTAGCGAGCGCATGGCAGCCACGTGCGAGGCGGAGATCCGCGGCGCGGACATGGCCTGCACCATCGACCGCGTAGACGATGCCACCGCGGTGCACGCGGGCGCCTGCCTGGCGATATGGGCGAAGAGCAGTACCGGAAGCCGGTTCGGCGCCGACCGAGCGGGCAAGCGTGGCCGATCGTCGGAGCAGATCGGCCGCTTCGTCGCCGCGACCTTCCTCGAGGACGTCCGCAGTGGTGCGACCGTGGACCGTCATCTGGCCGATCAGCTCGTGCTGTTTTGCGCGTTGGCTCGAGGGATGTCGAGCTACACCGTGCCGCGTGCGACCGCGCATCTCGCGAGCAACCTGTGGCTCGTCAGCCAGTTCGGCGCGCAGGCGAGGATGCACGAGAGATGCGTAGAGATTCACGGGATCGGGCTGACCCGGTGA
- a CDS encoding D-glucuronyl C5-epimerase family protein, whose translation MVDRRTGRLLYLYDPRSDLAIGDGEPIRDIASVWDVEVLSAFLGRDDLSDLIRRSLAHFDRLVVGRDGYAIVAPERGSPSIAHNAFLALALARSALPDRAQRLTPLADGIVRQQRDDGSYQVFFGAGPDAGEELYPAEAMLALLEAYRLTGDARYLHSAERGFGHYKRGYYDRGLLDAHLLVFFANWQSQAGRALCAATSRPEVKDLVRAFLFELQDRIIGSGFYDQVARRPEEQACVEVACGLEGLADTYAMAAATRDPRTVDYRRSIASALGFLVEAQRTTNCTDRERGGFGGSLASREQRIDVTGHVASGFIKCVENGITEP comes from the coding sequence ATGGTCGACCGGCGCACGGGCCGCCTGCTGTACCTCTACGACCCGCGAAGCGATCTCGCGATCGGCGACGGCGAACCCATCCGCGACATCGCCTCGGTGTGGGACGTGGAAGTTTTGAGTGCATTTCTCGGGCGCGACGACCTGTCGGATCTGATCCGGCGCTCGCTCGCACACTTCGACCGACTTGTCGTCGGGCGCGACGGCTATGCGATCGTGGCGCCGGAAAGAGGATCCCCGTCCATCGCGCACAACGCTTTTCTGGCTTTGGCCCTGGCTCGTTCGGCTCTTCCCGACAGGGCACAGCGGCTCACACCGCTCGCCGACGGCATCGTTCGCCAGCAGAGAGACGACGGTTCGTACCAGGTCTTCTTCGGTGCCGGGCCGGATGCCGGCGAGGAGCTCTACCCCGCCGAGGCGATGCTCGCGCTGCTGGAGGCCTACCGGCTGACCGGAGATGCCCGCTACCTGCATAGCGCCGAACGCGGGTTCGGCCACTACAAGCGCGGCTACTACGACCGCGGGCTTCTCGACGCCCACCTCTTGGTCTTCTTCGCGAACTGGCAGTCACAAGCCGGCAGGGCGCTTTGCGCGGCTACGTCGAGGCCGGAGGTCAAAGATCTTGTCCGCGCCTTCCTATTCGAGCTCCAGGACAGAATTATCGGAAGTGGCTTCTACGATCAGGTGGCGCGCAGGCCGGAAGAGCAGGCATGCGTAGAGGTGGCGTGTGGACTCGAAGGGCTCGCCGACACCTACGCGATGGCGGCGGCGACCCGCGATCCCCGCACCGTCGACTACCGGCGATCGATCGCCAGCGCGCTGGGCTTCCTCGTTGAGGCGCAGCGGACGACCAACTGCACCGACCGTGAGCGGGGTGGATTCGGAGGGTCGCTCGCGAGCCGCGAGCAGCGCATCGACGTCACCGGGCACGTCGCAAGCGGGTTCATCAAATGCGTCGAAAACGGAATCACCGAGCCATAA
- a CDS encoding Hsp20/alpha crystallin family protein: MVPNLPARHHHRSRMPDWSDLWTGFPSLAALRSGNMIRLEDEMQDGHYLLRAELPGIDPEKDIDITVRDGQLTIKAERSEKKESKGRSEFSYGSFTRSVTLPAGANEDDIKATYEKGILTVDVAVPEEAAAAAAEKHITVQAS, from the coding sequence ATCGTGCCCAATCTCCCTGCGCGTCACCACCATCGCTCCCGGATGCCGGACTGGTCGGATCTGTGGACCGGCTTCCCGTCACTGGCGGCACTGCGTTCGGGCAATATGATCCGGCTCGAGGATGAAATGCAAGACGGTCACTACCTGTTGCGCGCCGAACTGCCCGGCATCGATCCGGAGAAGGACATCGACATCACTGTGCGCGACGGCCAGTTAACCATCAAGGCCGAACGCAGCGAGAAGAAGGAAAGCAAGGGCCGTTCGGAGTTCTCCTACGGCTCATTCACCCGTTCGGTCACACTGCCGGCCGGCGCTAACGAGGACGACATCAAAGCGACCTACGAAAAGGGCATCCTGACCGTGGACGTGGCTGTCCCCGAGGAGGCAGCGGCGGCGGCCGCCGAGAAGCACATCACGGTACAAGCTAGCTAG
- a CDS encoding pyridoxamine 5'-phosphate oxidase family protein has protein sequence MAVHEEPVTILGEDESWELLSGAALGRLVTCAGSRPEIFPVNFVAQRPTVLFRTAEGTKLLSVLINKQVAFEADSHSLEEGWSVIIQGTAEVLSTSAEINEADGAGLRPWIATLKLRYVRIHAESISGRRFRFGPEPDRDDTFA, from the coding sequence ATGGCCGTCCATGAGGAGCCAGTGACCATCCTCGGTGAGGATGAGAGCTGGGAGTTGCTGTCCGGTGCGGCGTTGGGCCGGTTGGTGACATGCGCCGGCTCGCGCCCCGAAATCTTTCCGGTTAACTTCGTCGCCCAGCGCCCCACCGTGCTGTTCCGGACCGCCGAGGGCACCAAGCTGCTGAGCGTGCTCATCAACAAGCAAGTGGCATTCGAAGCCGATAGCCACTCACTCGAAGAAGGCTGGAGCGTCATCATCCAGGGCACCGCCGAGGTGTTGTCGACCAGCGCGGAGATCAACGAGGCCGATGGTGCCGGGCTGCGGCCCTGGATTGCGACGCTGAAACTCCGTTATGTTCGCATACACGCCGAAAGCATTAGCGGCCGACGATTCCGTTTCGGCCCCGAACCCGATCGCGACGACACTTTCGCCTGA
- a CDS encoding CBS domain-containing protein: MTTAREIMHAGAACVGEHETLTAAAEHMRDLGVGALPICGDDDRLHGMITDRDIVTKCIASGRDPNTVTAGELAQGNTYRVDAEASVEEMLNVMEEHQIRRLPVIDNHRLVGIVSEADIARHLPEHAIAQFVKAICAQAAITSH; the protein is encoded by the coding sequence ATGACCACTGCGCGTGAAATCATGCACGCCGGAGCCGCCTGTGTCGGCGAGCACGAAACACTGACCGCCGCGGCCGAGCACATGCGCGATCTGGGTGTCGGCGCCCTGCCGATCTGCGGCGACGATGACCGTCTGCATGGAATGATCACCGACCGCGACATCGTCACCAAGTGCATCGCCTCCGGCCGCGATCCCAACACCGTTACCGCGGGTGAGCTGGCCCAGGGCAACACCTATCGTGTCGACGCCGAGGCCAGTGTGGAAGAGATGCTCAACGTCATGGAAGAACATCAGATTCGCCGGCTACCGGTGATCGATAACCACCGGTTGGTGGGAATCGTCAGCGAAGCCGATATCGCACGCCATCTTCCCGAGCATGCGATCGCCCAATTCGTGAAGGCCATCTGCGCGCAGGCGGCTATCACCAGCCACTGA
- the istA gene encoding IS21 family transposase: MSYREVSVIEVREMLRLWLQGHGLREVARLSGTDRKTVRRYVDRARACGLDRDGDGCQLTDELLAAVIAGVRPSRPNGKSQAWETIAAQHEQIKAWLKQDLTLTKVHTLLGRRGVVVSYRTLHRYATTELGFGIRQATVPVADCEPGAELQVDFGRLGMLTDAADGRRRVVQGLIFTAVYSRHMFVWPTYRQTLHEVIAGFEAAWAFFGGVFAVAIPDNMKAIVDKADATDPKLNDAFREYAQARGFVVDPTRIRSPRDKPRVERCVQYVRSNFFAGEDFRNLSDCRARAEQWCGQVAGMRIHGTTRLRPAEVFATDELPHLKPAPDEVFDIPTWSRPKVAPDRHVQVAKALYSVPGELIGRRLDARVDARTVKLYWRGELIKVHPVMAPGRRHTDPADLPAEVSVYAMRDINTLQRKASAHGQHVGAYAAAVLEHPLPWTKMRQVYRLLGLVRRHGADAVDDACQRALDAEVIDVGLIERMLTRGAGAQLPLIPNPPQASRFVRAATDFAVRRPS, encoded by the coding sequence ATGAGCTACCGGGAGGTGTCGGTGATCGAAGTCAGGGAGATGCTGCGGTTGTGGCTGCAGGGTCATGGGTTGCGCGAGGTGGCCCGGTTATCGGGCACGGACCGCAAAACGGTGCGCCGGTATGTGGACCGCGCCCGCGCGTGCGGGCTGGACCGTGACGGCGACGGGTGTCAGTTGACCGACGAGCTGTTGGCGGCGGTGATCGCCGGCGTGCGGCCGAGTCGGCCCAACGGCAAGAGCCAGGCCTGGGAGACCATCGCCGCCCAGCACGAGCAGATCAAGGCGTGGCTGAAGCAAGACTTGACTCTGACGAAGGTGCACACGCTGCTTGGGCGTCGGGGCGTGGTGGTGTCGTATCGAACGTTGCATCGCTATGCCACAACGGAATTGGGGTTCGGGATTCGGCAGGCCACGGTGCCGGTGGCCGATTGCGAGCCCGGTGCTGAACTGCAGGTCGATTTCGGTCGGCTCGGAATGCTCACTGATGCCGCGGATGGCCGCCGGCGGGTAGTGCAGGGGTTGATCTTCACTGCGGTGTATTCGCGGCACATGTTCGTCTGGCCGACCTACCGGCAGACGCTTCACGAGGTGATCGCCGGGTTTGAGGCCGCGTGGGCATTCTTCGGCGGGGTGTTCGCGGTGGCGATCCCCGACAACATGAAGGCCATCGTCGACAAGGCTGATGCGACCGATCCGAAACTTAATGACGCCTTCCGCGAATACGCTCAGGCGCGGGGCTTCGTCGTGGACCCCACCCGCATCCGCAGCCCGCGCGACAAGCCTAGGGTTGAGCGCTGTGTCCAATATGTTCGGTCGAATTTCTTTGCTGGAGAAGACTTTCGGAATCTGAGTGACTGCCGGGCACGAGCCGAGCAGTGGTGTGGGCAGGTGGCGGGGATGCGGATACACGGCACCACTCGGCTGCGCCCGGCCGAGGTATTCGCCACCGACGAGCTACCCCACCTCAAACCGGCACCCGACGAGGTGTTCGACATCCCGACCTGGAGCCGGCCCAAGGTGGCTCCCGATCGGCACGTGCAGGTCGCCAAGGCGCTCTACAGCGTTCCCGGTGAGCTGATTGGGCGCCGGCTGGATGCCCGGGTGGATGCGCGCACGGTGAAGCTGTATTGGCGCGGTGAGCTGATCAAGGTCCATCCGGTCATGGCGCCAGGACGCCGCCATACCGACCCCGCTGATCTACCGGCCGAGGTGTCGGTCTATGCGATGCGAGATATCAACACCTTGCAGCGCAAGGCATCCGCACACGGGCAGCATGTCGGCGCCTACGCGGCGGCGGTGCTGGAGCATCCGCTGCCGTGGACCAAGATGCGCCAGGTCTACCGACTCCTGGGACTGGTGCGCCGCCACGGCGCCGACGCGGTCGATGACGCCTGCCAGCGCGCGCTGGACGCCGAGGTCATCGACGTCGGGCTGATCGAGCGCATGCTTACCCGCGGTGCCGGCGCACAGCTGCCGCTGATCCCGAACCCGCCGCAGGCGTCGCGGTTCGTCCGCGCGGCCACCGACTTCGCGGTGCGCAGGCCCTCATGA
- the istB gene encoding IS21-like element helper ATPase IstB, with product MSTTRRPDATPAVKPIEVSADLKALMRRLKLGRLLDTLPERLALARSNRLPHHDFLEMLLADEVTRRDRESAARRAKTAQLDPQMQLQAWDDTAAVSYDRQLWAELTSLRFLADAYNVLIMGPVGVGKTFLANALGHIAVRRHHSVHTERADKLFKRLRGARLDGSYEDEMRKLHRVELLIIDDLALHRLEATETNDFYELIVERHRTASTVITSNREPPEILTMMADPLLAQSAMDRLQSAAYELVVEGESYRQRQKPRPRKPVNSDQPN from the coding sequence ATGAGCACAACCCGCCGCCCCGATGCCACCCCCGCGGTCAAGCCGATCGAGGTGTCTGCAGACCTCAAAGCGCTGATGCGCCGCCTCAAGCTCGGCCGCCTGCTCGACACCCTGCCCGAACGGCTCGCGCTGGCACGATCGAATCGGCTGCCACACCACGACTTCCTGGAAATGCTGCTAGCCGATGAGGTCACCCGCCGCGACCGCGAGTCCGCCGCCCGCCGCGCCAAGACAGCACAATTGGATCCGCAGATGCAGCTGCAGGCCTGGGATGACACCGCCGCGGTCAGCTACGACCGCCAACTATGGGCAGAGTTGACCTCGCTGCGGTTTCTGGCCGACGCCTACAACGTGCTCATCATGGGACCGGTCGGAGTCGGAAAAACGTTCCTGGCCAACGCATTAGGCCACATCGCCGTGCGACGTCACCACAGCGTGCATACCGAACGCGCCGACAAACTGTTCAAACGCCTCCGCGGAGCACGGCTAGACGGCAGCTATGAAGACGAGATGCGCAAACTACACCGCGTCGAGCTGCTCATCATCGATGACCTCGCGTTGCACCGGCTTGAGGCCACCGAGACCAATGACTTCTACGAGCTCATCGTGGAACGCCACCGCACCGCATCAACGGTCATCACCAGCAACCGCGAACCACCGGAGATCCTCACCATGATGGCCGACCCACTCCTGGCCCAGTCGGCGATGGACCGGCTCCAATCCGCGGCCTACGAACTCGTCGTCGAGGGCGAGTCCTACCGGCAACGCCAGAAACCCCGTCCTCGAAAGCCGGTCAATTCGGACCAGCCGAATTGA
- a CDS encoding phenylacetate--CoA ligase family protein, translating into MRAKFQVIPAKLGVLKIAWEAWRFRRGDGKSIARRQQARLEDIVRHARTASPYYRNLYRHLEPGPVKLASLPVVTKRGLMAHFDDWVTDPAITLESLRRDFLADPTLLGARYLGRYHVATTSGTSGDPAIVIHDDASWALVHFVGGRGELRFIARWDLLPRVLRRGLRVAALFVTDAHDGAAAALESARRRSPVLAKRIRTFSVLRPLTELVTEINVFQPTVLVGYPSALALLASEQQAGRLRIQPILAITASEPLTPAFRADIESTFGCPVENRYGSAEFPGLAMECAHGLFHVNSDWYVLEPVDEDDRPVGPGVVSHTVLVTNLANRVQPLIRYDLGDRVKLAATPCACGNRLPGITVEGRSGDLLSFEAPDGMSVTVLPLALGTVVEETPGVRRFQVIRTSPSAVSVRLEMWPDADPVQVWHAVDQRLDAFFAAQGAAPVVVEHATDPPALDPRTGKYRQVWSA; encoded by the coding sequence ATGCGAGCGAAATTCCAGGTTATCCCTGCCAAGTTAGGTGTGCTCAAGATCGCTTGGGAGGCTTGGCGTTTCCGCCGCGGTGACGGCAAGAGCATTGCACGCCGCCAGCAGGCCCGACTCGAAGATATTGTCCGACATGCCCGAACGGCGTCACCGTACTACCGGAATCTGTACCGGCACCTCGAGCCTGGGCCGGTGAAACTGGCGTCACTGCCGGTCGTGACAAAGCGTGGCCTCATGGCGCATTTCGACGACTGGGTCACCGACCCGGCCATCACCCTCGAGTCGCTGCGGCGGGACTTTCTGGCCGACCCCACGCTGCTCGGCGCTCGTTACCTGGGCCGCTATCACGTTGCGACGACATCGGGAACGAGCGGCGACCCGGCCATCGTGATCCACGATGACGCCTCCTGGGCGCTGGTTCACTTCGTGGGCGGGCGGGGAGAGCTGCGGTTCATCGCTCGGTGGGATCTGCTGCCCAGGGTGCTGCGGCGCGGACTGCGCGTCGCAGCGCTATTTGTCACCGACGCGCACGATGGCGCGGCCGCGGCACTGGAGTCTGCCCGTCGCCGTAGCCCCGTTCTGGCCAAGCGCATCCGCACTTTCTCCGTGCTGCGTCCACTTACGGAACTAGTCACAGAGATCAACGTGTTCCAACCGACAGTCCTCGTGGGCTACCCAAGCGCGTTGGCACTGCTGGCGAGCGAACAACAGGCGGGTCGGCTCAGGATTCAGCCGATACTGGCCATCACCGCGAGCGAGCCTTTGACGCCAGCATTTCGCGCCGACATCGAGTCGACGTTCGGCTGTCCGGTCGAGAACCGTTATGGCTCAGCCGAATTTCCTGGCTTAGCAATGGAATGCGCGCATGGGCTGTTCCACGTCAATAGTGATTGGTACGTCCTCGAGCCGGTCGATGAGGATGATCGTCCCGTCGGACCGGGCGTTGTCTCCCATACCGTTCTGGTCACCAACTTGGCTAACCGGGTGCAGCCGCTGATCCGCTACGACCTCGGTGACCGGGTGAAGCTGGCCGCTACGCCGTGTGCGTGTGGCAATCGGCTGCCGGGGATCACGGTGGAGGGACGCAGCGGCGACCTGCTCTCGTTCGAGGCACCAGACGGGATGTCGGTCACGGTGCTGCCGCTGGCACTCGGGACTGTCGTCGAGGAAACCCCCGGCGTGCGCCGGTTTCAGGTAATTCGTACCAGCCCGTCGGCTGTGAGCGTGCGATTGGAGATGTGGCCTGATGCCGACCCGGTGCAGGTCTGGCATGCCGTCGACCAGCGGCTGGACGCGTTCTTCGCGGCACAAGGAGCCGCGCCGGTAGTCGTAGAACACGCGACCGACCCGCCCGCCCTCGACCCGAGAACCGGCAAGTATCGGCAGGTGTGGTCAGCCTGA
- a CDS encoding RecQ family zinc-binding domain-containing protein, which translates to MRAAQRDEIHRRFRDDEYEMITATSAFGMGIDKPNIRAVVHASVPDSLDSYFQQVGRAGRDGEAALALLFYRPEDLSLARFFTAHHPDEELLHRVYSALSADRPRRLKDLRTELGVRGRRLTTAVNLLDQAGAVTSGRKGFTASGEPGATAVGRAVEVAETSERVDRTRVEMLRGYAETRECRRQILLAYFGETLPEPCGNCDRCRDNRIGQASAHELRPAIPVNTTVEHREWGPGVVIGGTADTITVLFEKYGYRTLSMKVIRETAVLRQTAPCRHGGPLARQVGLSSVSADRRAE; encoded by the coding sequence ATGAGGGCAGCGCAGCGCGACGAGATTCATCGCAGGTTTCGCGACGACGAGTACGAGATGATCACCGCCACATCGGCTTTCGGCATGGGTATCGACAAGCCCAATATCCGGGCCGTCGTGCACGCCTCGGTTCCGGACTCGCTGGACAGCTACTTTCAGCAGGTCGGCCGCGCCGGTCGCGACGGGGAGGCAGCGCTGGCCCTGCTGTTCTATCGACCTGAAGACTTATCGCTGGCGCGGTTTTTCACCGCGCATCACCCCGACGAAGAGCTGCTGCATCGCGTCTACTCGGCGCTATCGGCTGACAGACCCAGGCGGCTCAAAGACCTGCGCACCGAACTCGGTGTCCGCGGCCGCCGGCTCACCACCGCAGTGAACCTCCTCGACCAGGCCGGTGCGGTCACGTCGGGCCGTAAGGGATTCACCGCCTCCGGAGAACCAGGGGCGACCGCAGTGGGCCGTGCGGTCGAAGTCGCCGAGACCAGCGAACGTGTCGATCGAACCCGAGTGGAAATGCTGCGAGGCTACGCCGAAACGCGAGAATGCCGTCGGCAGATTCTGCTCGCGTATTTCGGCGAGACGCTGCCCGAACCGTGCGGCAACTGCGACCGCTGCCGCGACAACCGGATTGGCCAAGCGTCCGCCCATGAACTACGGCCGGCAATACCCGTCAACACCACCGTCGAACACCGCGAGTGGGGACCCGGAGTCGTTATCGGCGGCACCGCCGACACCATCACGGTGCTTTTCGAGAAATACGGCTACCGGACGCTGTCGATGAAGGTGATCCGAGAAACCGCCGTCCTGCGGCAGACGGCTCCGTGCCGGCACGGGGGACCATTGGCTAGGCAGGTGGGACTTTCGTCGGTATCGGCCGACCGCCGCGCGGAATAG
- a CDS encoding RecQ family DEAD/DEAH box helicase translates to MTRRAELEDVARRVFGWKALHAEQLDAMEALVARRDVLALMPTGAGKSAIYQVAAVLIEGATLVISPLIALQRDQIDHLVAAHGPAAVAINSRQGQAQTSRSWEAVRRHEAEYIFLSPEQLSKDDVVSRLAESNVSLIVVDEAHCVSMWGHDFRPDYLRLADAFDRLGRPPVAALTATASPLVRREIIERLGLRDLVVIASGFDRPNLRLEVEHHVSEAEKRDAVVSTVTEMAGPVLVYTATRKDAESYADALAKRGRSAAATTAA, encoded by the coding sequence GTGACCCGCCGCGCAGAACTCGAGGATGTGGCCCGCCGCGTGTTCGGCTGGAAAGCGCTGCACGCCGAGCAGCTCGACGCGATGGAGGCGCTGGTCGCGCGCCGCGACGTGCTCGCCCTGATGCCGACGGGGGCCGGCAAGTCCGCGATCTATCAGGTGGCAGCGGTCCTGATCGAGGGCGCGACGCTGGTGATCTCACCGTTGATAGCTCTGCAACGCGACCAGATCGATCACCTCGTTGCTGCACACGGCCCCGCCGCTGTCGCCATCAACTCCCGCCAAGGCCAGGCACAAACGTCACGCAGTTGGGAGGCCGTGCGCCGACACGAAGCCGAGTACATCTTCCTCTCCCCGGAGCAGCTTTCGAAAGACGACGTCGTCTCGCGTCTTGCCGAATCGAACGTATCGCTGATCGTGGTGGACGAAGCGCACTGCGTGTCGATGTGGGGACACGACTTCCGGCCGGACTATCTGCGGCTCGCTGACGCGTTCGACCGTCTCGGCCGCCCACCCGTGGCCGCGTTGACGGCGACCGCGTCCCCGCTGGTGCGCCGCGAGATCATCGAGCGGCTCGGGTTGCGCGATCTCGTTGTGATCGCCAGCGGGTTCGACCGGCCGAACTTGCGCCTCGAGGTCGAGCATCACGTGTCGGAAGCAGAAAAGCGCGACGCCGTGGTGTCGACGGTCACCGAGATGGCGGGGCCAGTCCTGGTGTACACCGCGACCCGCAAAGACGCCGAGAGCTACGCCGACGCACTGGCTAAGCGGGGCAGGAGTGCCGCTGCCACCACGGCGGCATGA